A DNA window from Solanum lycopersicum chromosome 3, SLM_r2.1 contains the following coding sequences:
- the LOC101249996 gene encoding subtilisin-like protease SBT3.4 isoform X1, protein MSISYFLEYKLAFTALLLFLNLSDLLVSQANAESKVHIVYMGRRQHDDVELATSAHHQLLTSVMGSQKAARDSIIYSYKHGFSGFAARLTKSQAKKIAELPDVVHVVPNHFFKLHTRRSWDYLGLSESSPPTNLLHEANMGDGIIIGVLDTGIWPESEAFNDKGLGPIPSRWKGHCQSGDKFDPATACNRKLIGSKYYLKGFEAAAGRPAIKDPDFLRFDIASPRDRDGHDTHTSSTAGGSFTPNASYHRLGYGTVKGGAPKARIAMYKVCWNWLIGGCTFADTMMAIDEAIHDGVDILSISLGLEIPLYADIDMRNGIAFASFHAVSKGITVICSGGNEGPYPQTVVNISPWILTVAASSIDRSFPTLITLGNNQTFSGQSMYTGKETGFIGIAHQEISELEDTRFCNNLNTNDTWAAGKVVLCFIVKGDELYLPFTQQVVQEVGGLGLIVAKNPTIDLNYLTFDFPCIEVNFDVGSQLLNYIRYSRKPQVKLNPTRTHVGQPVSTHLASFSSRGPNSVAPAILKPDIAAPGVNILAAVLPADTPYRFESGTSMAAPHVSGIVALLKSLHPHWSPAAIKFALVTTAWVTDPHSGEPVISEGNPNKLADPFDFGGGLVNTNGAKDPGLVYDMGTFDYILYLCSMGYNNSAISMLIDQAASCPIKRPSILDVNLPSLTIPSLRKKVRRTVTNVGPVNSKNEAIIEPPLGITIKVKPETLIFNSSTKKISFTITISTSHKYTTYYYFGSLTWTDGMHRVRSPTSVRNEFPELNG, encoded by the exons ATGAGCATCAGCTACTTTCTTGAATATAAATTGGCTTTCACTGCTCTGCTCCTTTTTTTGAACTTGTCGGACTTATTAGTATCTCAAGCAAATGCTGAAAGCAAA GTTCATATCGTTTACATGGGAAGAAGGCAACACGATGATGTTGAACTCGCAACATCAGCTCACCATCAATTACTTACTTCAGTAATGGGAAG TCAAAAAGCTGCAAGAGATTCAATCATCTATAGTTATAAACATGGTTTCTCTGGCTTTGCAGCCAGGTTAACGAAATCTCAAGCCAAAAAGATTGCAG AGTTACCTGATGTGGTCCATGTGGTTCctaatcattttttcaaattgcaCACAAGAAGAAGTTGGGATTATCTTGGCCTTTCCGAATCTTCTCCTCCAACTAACCTCCTTCATGAAGCCAACATGGGCGATGGTATCATCATAGGAGTTCTTGATACAG GAATATGGCCAGAAAGTGAAGCATTCAATGACAAAGGCCTAGGGCCAATCCCTTCAAGATGGAAGGGCCATTGTCAGTCTGGTGATAAATTTGATCCAGCTACGGCATGTAACAGGAAACTAATTGGATCAAAGTACTATCTAAAGGGTTTTGAAGCAGCGGCTGGACGGCCAGCAATCAAAGATCCTGATTTTCTCAGGTTTGACATAGCGTCACCAAGGGATAGAGATGGACATGACACCCACACATCAAGCACTGCTGGTGGCTCGTTCACACCAAATGCAAGTTACCATAGACTTGGTTATGGTACAGTTAAGGGTGGTGCACCCAAGGCTCGGATTGCTATGTACAAGGTGTGCTGGAATTGGCTTATAGGAGGATGTACCTTTGCTGATACAATGATGGCTATTGATGAAGCAATTCATGATGGAGTTGATATTTTATCCATATCCCTTGGCTTAGAAATACCTCTGTACGCTGATATTGATATGCGCAATGGCATTGCTTTTGCATCCTTCCATGCTGTCAGTAAGGGGATTACAGTTATTTGTTCAGGAGGAAACGAAGGGCCATATCCCCAAACTGTAGTGAATATATCACCATGGATCCTTACTGTGGCAGCTTCAAGTATTGATAGGTCATTTCCCACACTCATTACATTAGGCAATAATCAGACTTTTTCT GGTCAATCCATGTATACTGGAAAGGAGACTGGATTTATTGGCATTGCACATCAAGAAATCTCTGAGCTTGAAGATACACG CTTTTGCAACAACTTGAATACAAATGATACATGGGCGGCTGGAAAAGTAGTGCTTTGCTTCATTGTTAAAGGAGATGAGTTGTATTTGCCATTTACTCAACAAGTTGTCCAGGAGGTTGGAGGCTTGGGATTGATTGTTGCGAAGAACCCAACCATAGATTTGAACTATTTAACGTTTGACTTTCCAtgtattgaagttaattttgATGTTGGCTCTCAATTGCTCAATTACATCAGATACTCCAG GAAACCACAAGTAAAGCTGAATCCTACACGAACTCATGTTGGGCAACCTGTTTCAACACATCTTGCTTCCTTCTCATCCCGAGGTCCTAATTCTGTTGCCCCTGCCATACTTAAG CCAGATATAGCAGCTCCAGGAGTCAATATATTGGCTGCTGTTCTTCCTGCAGACACTCCATACAGGTTTGAATCAGGAACATCCATGGCAGCTCCTCACGTGTCTGGCATTGTTGCCTTGCTCAAGTCCCTTCACCCACATTGGTCTCCAGCTGCTATCAAGTTTGCACTCGTTACAACAG CATGGGTAACAGATCCTCATTCTGGGGAACCAGTTATATCTGAGGGAAATCCAAACAAGCTTGCTGATCCATTTGATTTCGGTGGTGGACTCGTGAACACAAATGGTGCAAAAGATCCTGGCCTAGTCTATGATATGGGAACCTTTGACTACATTCTTTATTTGTGCTCAATGGGCTATAACAATAGTGCCATCAGTATGCTCATTGATCAAGCTGCATCTTGTCCAATCAAGAGACCTTCAATTCTTGATGTTAATCTTCCTTCTCTAACCATACCAAGTCTCAGGAAAAAAGTTAGAAGAACCGTCACCAATGTTGGACCAGTGAACTCCAAAAACGAAGCCATCATTGAACCTCCACTGGGCATTACCATAAAAGTAAAGCCTGAAACTTTGATATTCAACTCTAGCACCAAGAAAATCTCTTTCACTATCACCATTTCAACCAGCCACAAATACACCACATACTATTATTTCGGGAGCTTAACTTGGACTGACGGGATGCACCGAGTAAGAAGTCCTACATCTGTGAGAAACGAGTTTCCAGAACTTAATGGCTAG
- the LOC101249996 gene encoding subtilisin-like protease SBT3.4 isoform X2, whose amino-acid sequence MSISYFLEYKLAFTALLLFLNLSDLLVSQANAESKVHIVYMGRRQHDDVELATSAHHQLLTSVMGSQKAARDSIIYSYKHGFSGFAARLTKSQAKKIAELPDVVHVVPNHFFKLHTRRSWDYLGLSESSPPTNLLHEANMGDGIIIGVLDTGIWPESEAFNDKGLGPIPSRWKGHCQSGDKFDPATACNRKLIGSKYYLKGFEAAAGRPAIKDPDFLRFDIASPRDRDGHDTHTSSTAGGSFTPNASYHRLGYGTVKGGAPKARIAMYKVCWNWLIGGCTFADTMMAIDEAIHDGVDILSISLGLEIPLYADIDMRNGIAFASFHAVSKGITVICSGGNEGPYPQTVVNISPWILTVAASSIDRSFPTLITLGNNQTFSETGFIGIAHQEISELEDTRFCNNLNTNDTWAAGKVVLCFIVKGDELYLPFTQQVVQEVGGLGLIVAKNPTIDLNYLTFDFPCIEVNFDVGSQLLNYIRYSRKPQVKLNPTRTHVGQPVSTHLASFSSRGPNSVAPAILKPDIAAPGVNILAAVLPADTPYRFESGTSMAAPHVSGIVALLKSLHPHWSPAAIKFALVTTAWVTDPHSGEPVISEGNPNKLADPFDFGGGLVNTNGAKDPGLVYDMGTFDYILYLCSMGYNNSAISMLIDQAASCPIKRPSILDVNLPSLTIPSLRKKVRRTVTNVGPVNSKNEAIIEPPLGITIKVKPETLIFNSSTKKISFTITISTSHKYTTYYYFGSLTWTDGMHRVRSPTSVRNEFPELNG is encoded by the exons ATGAGCATCAGCTACTTTCTTGAATATAAATTGGCTTTCACTGCTCTGCTCCTTTTTTTGAACTTGTCGGACTTATTAGTATCTCAAGCAAATGCTGAAAGCAAA GTTCATATCGTTTACATGGGAAGAAGGCAACACGATGATGTTGAACTCGCAACATCAGCTCACCATCAATTACTTACTTCAGTAATGGGAAG TCAAAAAGCTGCAAGAGATTCAATCATCTATAGTTATAAACATGGTTTCTCTGGCTTTGCAGCCAGGTTAACGAAATCTCAAGCCAAAAAGATTGCAG AGTTACCTGATGTGGTCCATGTGGTTCctaatcattttttcaaattgcaCACAAGAAGAAGTTGGGATTATCTTGGCCTTTCCGAATCTTCTCCTCCAACTAACCTCCTTCATGAAGCCAACATGGGCGATGGTATCATCATAGGAGTTCTTGATACAG GAATATGGCCAGAAAGTGAAGCATTCAATGACAAAGGCCTAGGGCCAATCCCTTCAAGATGGAAGGGCCATTGTCAGTCTGGTGATAAATTTGATCCAGCTACGGCATGTAACAGGAAACTAATTGGATCAAAGTACTATCTAAAGGGTTTTGAAGCAGCGGCTGGACGGCCAGCAATCAAAGATCCTGATTTTCTCAGGTTTGACATAGCGTCACCAAGGGATAGAGATGGACATGACACCCACACATCAAGCACTGCTGGTGGCTCGTTCACACCAAATGCAAGTTACCATAGACTTGGTTATGGTACAGTTAAGGGTGGTGCACCCAAGGCTCGGATTGCTATGTACAAGGTGTGCTGGAATTGGCTTATAGGAGGATGTACCTTTGCTGATACAATGATGGCTATTGATGAAGCAATTCATGATGGAGTTGATATTTTATCCATATCCCTTGGCTTAGAAATACCTCTGTACGCTGATATTGATATGCGCAATGGCATTGCTTTTGCATCCTTCCATGCTGTCAGTAAGGGGATTACAGTTATTTGTTCAGGAGGAAACGAAGGGCCATATCCCCAAACTGTAGTGAATATATCACCATGGATCCTTACTGTGGCAGCTTCAAGTATTGATAGGTCATTTCCCACACTCATTACATTAGGCAATAATCAGACTTTTTCT GAGACTGGATTTATTGGCATTGCACATCAAGAAATCTCTGAGCTTGAAGATACACG CTTTTGCAACAACTTGAATACAAATGATACATGGGCGGCTGGAAAAGTAGTGCTTTGCTTCATTGTTAAAGGAGATGAGTTGTATTTGCCATTTACTCAACAAGTTGTCCAGGAGGTTGGAGGCTTGGGATTGATTGTTGCGAAGAACCCAACCATAGATTTGAACTATTTAACGTTTGACTTTCCAtgtattgaagttaattttgATGTTGGCTCTCAATTGCTCAATTACATCAGATACTCCAG GAAACCACAAGTAAAGCTGAATCCTACACGAACTCATGTTGGGCAACCTGTTTCAACACATCTTGCTTCCTTCTCATCCCGAGGTCCTAATTCTGTTGCCCCTGCCATACTTAAG CCAGATATAGCAGCTCCAGGAGTCAATATATTGGCTGCTGTTCTTCCTGCAGACACTCCATACAGGTTTGAATCAGGAACATCCATGGCAGCTCCTCACGTGTCTGGCATTGTTGCCTTGCTCAAGTCCCTTCACCCACATTGGTCTCCAGCTGCTATCAAGTTTGCACTCGTTACAACAG CATGGGTAACAGATCCTCATTCTGGGGAACCAGTTATATCTGAGGGAAATCCAAACAAGCTTGCTGATCCATTTGATTTCGGTGGTGGACTCGTGAACACAAATGGTGCAAAAGATCCTGGCCTAGTCTATGATATGGGAACCTTTGACTACATTCTTTATTTGTGCTCAATGGGCTATAACAATAGTGCCATCAGTATGCTCATTGATCAAGCTGCATCTTGTCCAATCAAGAGACCTTCAATTCTTGATGTTAATCTTCCTTCTCTAACCATACCAAGTCTCAGGAAAAAAGTTAGAAGAACCGTCACCAATGTTGGACCAGTGAACTCCAAAAACGAAGCCATCATTGAACCTCCACTGGGCATTACCATAAAAGTAAAGCCTGAAACTTTGATATTCAACTCTAGCACCAAGAAAATCTCTTTCACTATCACCATTTCAACCAGCCACAAATACACCACATACTATTATTTCGGGAGCTTAACTTGGACTGACGGGATGCACCGAGTAAGAAGTCCTACATCTGTGAGAAACGAGTTTCCAGAACTTAATGGCTAG
- the LOC101249996 gene encoding subtilisin-like protease SBT3.4 isoform X4 has translation MGRRQHDDVELATSAHHQLLTSVMGSQKAARDSIIYSYKHGFSGFAARLTKSQAKKIAELPDVVHVVPNHFFKLHTRRSWDYLGLSESSPPTNLLHEANMGDGIIIGVLDTGIWPESEAFNDKGLGPIPSRWKGHCQSGDKFDPATACNRKLIGSKYYLKGFEAAAGRPAIKDPDFLRFDIASPRDRDGHDTHTSSTAGGSFTPNASYHRLGYGTVKGGAPKARIAMYKVCWNWLIGGCTFADTMMAIDEAIHDGVDILSISLGLEIPLYADIDMRNGIAFASFHAVSKGITVICSGGNEGPYPQTVVNISPWILTVAASSIDRSFPTLITLGNNQTFSETGFIGIAHQEISELEDTRFCNNLNTNDTWAAGKVVLCFIVKGDELYLPFTQQVVQEVGGLGLIVAKNPTIDLNYLTFDFPCIEVNFDVGSQLLNYIRYSRKPQVKLNPTRTHVGQPVSTHLASFSSRGPNSVAPAILKPDIAAPGVNILAAVLPADTPYRFESGTSMAAPHVSGIVALLKSLHPHWSPAAIKFALVTTAWVTDPHSGEPVISEGNPNKLADPFDFGGGLVNTNGAKDPGLVYDMGTFDYILYLCSMGYNNSAISMLIDQAASCPIKRPSILDVNLPSLTIPSLRKKVRRTVTNVGPVNSKNEAIIEPPLGITIKVKPETLIFNSSTKKISFTITISTSHKYTTYYYFGSLTWTDGMHRVRSPTSVRNEFPELNG, from the exons ATGGGAAGAAGGCAACACGATGATGTTGAACTCGCAACATCAGCTCACCATCAATTACTTACTTCAGTAATGGGAAG TCAAAAAGCTGCAAGAGATTCAATCATCTATAGTTATAAACATGGTTTCTCTGGCTTTGCAGCCAGGTTAACGAAATCTCAAGCCAAAAAGATTGCAG AGTTACCTGATGTGGTCCATGTGGTTCctaatcattttttcaaattgcaCACAAGAAGAAGTTGGGATTATCTTGGCCTTTCCGAATCTTCTCCTCCAACTAACCTCCTTCATGAAGCCAACATGGGCGATGGTATCATCATAGGAGTTCTTGATACAG GAATATGGCCAGAAAGTGAAGCATTCAATGACAAAGGCCTAGGGCCAATCCCTTCAAGATGGAAGGGCCATTGTCAGTCTGGTGATAAATTTGATCCAGCTACGGCATGTAACAGGAAACTAATTGGATCAAAGTACTATCTAAAGGGTTTTGAAGCAGCGGCTGGACGGCCAGCAATCAAAGATCCTGATTTTCTCAGGTTTGACATAGCGTCACCAAGGGATAGAGATGGACATGACACCCACACATCAAGCACTGCTGGTGGCTCGTTCACACCAAATGCAAGTTACCATAGACTTGGTTATGGTACAGTTAAGGGTGGTGCACCCAAGGCTCGGATTGCTATGTACAAGGTGTGCTGGAATTGGCTTATAGGAGGATGTACCTTTGCTGATACAATGATGGCTATTGATGAAGCAATTCATGATGGAGTTGATATTTTATCCATATCCCTTGGCTTAGAAATACCTCTGTACGCTGATATTGATATGCGCAATGGCATTGCTTTTGCATCCTTCCATGCTGTCAGTAAGGGGATTACAGTTATTTGTTCAGGAGGAAACGAAGGGCCATATCCCCAAACTGTAGTGAATATATCACCATGGATCCTTACTGTGGCAGCTTCAAGTATTGATAGGTCATTTCCCACACTCATTACATTAGGCAATAATCAGACTTTTTCT GAGACTGGATTTATTGGCATTGCACATCAAGAAATCTCTGAGCTTGAAGATACACG CTTTTGCAACAACTTGAATACAAATGATACATGGGCGGCTGGAAAAGTAGTGCTTTGCTTCATTGTTAAAGGAGATGAGTTGTATTTGCCATTTACTCAACAAGTTGTCCAGGAGGTTGGAGGCTTGGGATTGATTGTTGCGAAGAACCCAACCATAGATTTGAACTATTTAACGTTTGACTTTCCAtgtattgaagttaattttgATGTTGGCTCTCAATTGCTCAATTACATCAGATACTCCAG GAAACCACAAGTAAAGCTGAATCCTACACGAACTCATGTTGGGCAACCTGTTTCAACACATCTTGCTTCCTTCTCATCCCGAGGTCCTAATTCTGTTGCCCCTGCCATACTTAAG CCAGATATAGCAGCTCCAGGAGTCAATATATTGGCTGCTGTTCTTCCTGCAGACACTCCATACAGGTTTGAATCAGGAACATCCATGGCAGCTCCTCACGTGTCTGGCATTGTTGCCTTGCTCAAGTCCCTTCACCCACATTGGTCTCCAGCTGCTATCAAGTTTGCACTCGTTACAACAG CATGGGTAACAGATCCTCATTCTGGGGAACCAGTTATATCTGAGGGAAATCCAAACAAGCTTGCTGATCCATTTGATTTCGGTGGTGGACTCGTGAACACAAATGGTGCAAAAGATCCTGGCCTAGTCTATGATATGGGAACCTTTGACTACATTCTTTATTTGTGCTCAATGGGCTATAACAATAGTGCCATCAGTATGCTCATTGATCAAGCTGCATCTTGTCCAATCAAGAGACCTTCAATTCTTGATGTTAATCTTCCTTCTCTAACCATACCAAGTCTCAGGAAAAAAGTTAGAAGAACCGTCACCAATGTTGGACCAGTGAACTCCAAAAACGAAGCCATCATTGAACCTCCACTGGGCATTACCATAAAAGTAAAGCCTGAAACTTTGATATTCAACTCTAGCACCAAGAAAATCTCTTTCACTATCACCATTTCAACCAGCCACAAATACACCACATACTATTATTTCGGGAGCTTAACTTGGACTGACGGGATGCACCGAGTAAGAAGTCCTACATCTGTGAGAAACGAGTTTCCAGAACTTAATGGCTAG
- the LOC101249996 gene encoding subtilisin-like protease SBT3.4 isoform X3, producing the protein MGRRQHDDVELATSAHHQLLTSVMGSQKAARDSIIYSYKHGFSGFAARLTKSQAKKIAELPDVVHVVPNHFFKLHTRRSWDYLGLSESSPPTNLLHEANMGDGIIIGVLDTGIWPESEAFNDKGLGPIPSRWKGHCQSGDKFDPATACNRKLIGSKYYLKGFEAAAGRPAIKDPDFLRFDIASPRDRDGHDTHTSSTAGGSFTPNASYHRLGYGTVKGGAPKARIAMYKVCWNWLIGGCTFADTMMAIDEAIHDGVDILSISLGLEIPLYADIDMRNGIAFASFHAVSKGITVICSGGNEGPYPQTVVNISPWILTVAASSIDRSFPTLITLGNNQTFSGQSMYTGKETGFIGIAHQEISELEDTRFCNNLNTNDTWAAGKVVLCFIVKGDELYLPFTQQVVQEVGGLGLIVAKNPTIDLNYLTFDFPCIEVNFDVGSQLLNYIRYSRKPQVKLNPTRTHVGQPVSTHLASFSSRGPNSVAPAILKPDIAAPGVNILAAVLPADTPYRFESGTSMAAPHVSGIVALLKSLHPHWSPAAIKFALVTTAWVTDPHSGEPVISEGNPNKLADPFDFGGGLVNTNGAKDPGLVYDMGTFDYILYLCSMGYNNSAISMLIDQAASCPIKRPSILDVNLPSLTIPSLRKKVRRTVTNVGPVNSKNEAIIEPPLGITIKVKPETLIFNSSTKKISFTITISTSHKYTTYYYFGSLTWTDGMHRVRSPTSVRNEFPELNG; encoded by the exons ATGGGAAGAAGGCAACACGATGATGTTGAACTCGCAACATCAGCTCACCATCAATTACTTACTTCAGTAATGGGAAG TCAAAAAGCTGCAAGAGATTCAATCATCTATAGTTATAAACATGGTTTCTCTGGCTTTGCAGCCAGGTTAACGAAATCTCAAGCCAAAAAGATTGCAG AGTTACCTGATGTGGTCCATGTGGTTCctaatcattttttcaaattgcaCACAAGAAGAAGTTGGGATTATCTTGGCCTTTCCGAATCTTCTCCTCCAACTAACCTCCTTCATGAAGCCAACATGGGCGATGGTATCATCATAGGAGTTCTTGATACAG GAATATGGCCAGAAAGTGAAGCATTCAATGACAAAGGCCTAGGGCCAATCCCTTCAAGATGGAAGGGCCATTGTCAGTCTGGTGATAAATTTGATCCAGCTACGGCATGTAACAGGAAACTAATTGGATCAAAGTACTATCTAAAGGGTTTTGAAGCAGCGGCTGGACGGCCAGCAATCAAAGATCCTGATTTTCTCAGGTTTGACATAGCGTCACCAAGGGATAGAGATGGACATGACACCCACACATCAAGCACTGCTGGTGGCTCGTTCACACCAAATGCAAGTTACCATAGACTTGGTTATGGTACAGTTAAGGGTGGTGCACCCAAGGCTCGGATTGCTATGTACAAGGTGTGCTGGAATTGGCTTATAGGAGGATGTACCTTTGCTGATACAATGATGGCTATTGATGAAGCAATTCATGATGGAGTTGATATTTTATCCATATCCCTTGGCTTAGAAATACCTCTGTACGCTGATATTGATATGCGCAATGGCATTGCTTTTGCATCCTTCCATGCTGTCAGTAAGGGGATTACAGTTATTTGTTCAGGAGGAAACGAAGGGCCATATCCCCAAACTGTAGTGAATATATCACCATGGATCCTTACTGTGGCAGCTTCAAGTATTGATAGGTCATTTCCCACACTCATTACATTAGGCAATAATCAGACTTTTTCT GGTCAATCCATGTATACTGGAAAGGAGACTGGATTTATTGGCATTGCACATCAAGAAATCTCTGAGCTTGAAGATACACG CTTTTGCAACAACTTGAATACAAATGATACATGGGCGGCTGGAAAAGTAGTGCTTTGCTTCATTGTTAAAGGAGATGAGTTGTATTTGCCATTTACTCAACAAGTTGTCCAGGAGGTTGGAGGCTTGGGATTGATTGTTGCGAAGAACCCAACCATAGATTTGAACTATTTAACGTTTGACTTTCCAtgtattgaagttaattttgATGTTGGCTCTCAATTGCTCAATTACATCAGATACTCCAG GAAACCACAAGTAAAGCTGAATCCTACACGAACTCATGTTGGGCAACCTGTTTCAACACATCTTGCTTCCTTCTCATCCCGAGGTCCTAATTCTGTTGCCCCTGCCATACTTAAG CCAGATATAGCAGCTCCAGGAGTCAATATATTGGCTGCTGTTCTTCCTGCAGACACTCCATACAGGTTTGAATCAGGAACATCCATGGCAGCTCCTCACGTGTCTGGCATTGTTGCCTTGCTCAAGTCCCTTCACCCACATTGGTCTCCAGCTGCTATCAAGTTTGCACTCGTTACAACAG CATGGGTAACAGATCCTCATTCTGGGGAACCAGTTATATCTGAGGGAAATCCAAACAAGCTTGCTGATCCATTTGATTTCGGTGGTGGACTCGTGAACACAAATGGTGCAAAAGATCCTGGCCTAGTCTATGATATGGGAACCTTTGACTACATTCTTTATTTGTGCTCAATGGGCTATAACAATAGTGCCATCAGTATGCTCATTGATCAAGCTGCATCTTGTCCAATCAAGAGACCTTCAATTCTTGATGTTAATCTTCCTTCTCTAACCATACCAAGTCTCAGGAAAAAAGTTAGAAGAACCGTCACCAATGTTGGACCAGTGAACTCCAAAAACGAAGCCATCATTGAACCTCCACTGGGCATTACCATAAAAGTAAAGCCTGAAACTTTGATATTCAACTCTAGCACCAAGAAAATCTCTTTCACTATCACCATTTCAACCAGCCACAAATACACCACATACTATTATTTCGGGAGCTTAACTTGGACTGACGGGATGCACCGAGTAAGAAGTCCTACATCTGTGAGAAACGAGTTTCCAGAACTTAATGGCTAG
- the LOC101258043 gene encoding two-component response regulator-like PRR37: protein MIAPILRMPSGISPLQSPGSATPGESSYQANPFLALNCESRSSQKFHSQSDQNNSDSSAYNEGKRGHMSEPTTDCERFPSATDQTINSICCNGDLNHVHLSYGSNGNISLSPGKTPAEYWKEESLHTTDGNSQRSQREAALTKFRMKRKDRCFEKKVRYESRKKLAEQRPRVKGQFVRHVPSESSPGNS, encoded by the exons ATGATTGCTCCAATTCTTCGAATGCCATCTGGCATTTCGCCATTGCAGAGTCCAGGTTCAGCTACCCCTGGGGAATCTTCCTATCAGGCGAATCCATTCCTTGCGCTAAATTGTGAAAGTAGGAGCTCTCAAAAATTTCACTCACAGAGTGATCAAAACAACAGTGATTCGTCCGCTTACAATGAGGGTAAGAGAGGGCACATGTCTGAACCTACAACTGATTGCGAACGTTTTCCCTCTGCAACTGATCAAACTATAAATAGCATTTGCTGCAATGGTGATCTAAACCACGTTCATTTGAGTTATGGAAGCAACGGAAACATCTCACTTTCACCAGGCAAAACACCGGCAGAGTATTGGAAAGAAGAAAGCCTTCACACTACTGATGGGAACTCTCAGCGATCTCAAAGAGAAGCAGCTCTTACAAAATTTCGCATGAAGCGGAAAGACAGATGCTTCGAAAAGAAG GTACGATATGAAAGCAGGAAAAAACTTGCTGAACAGCGTCCCAGAGTTAAAGGACAGTTTGTTCGTCACGTTCCTAGTGAGTCTTCGCCAGGTAACTCATAG